A stretch of the Streptomyces venezuelae genome encodes the following:
- a CDS encoding alanine racemase: protein MASEAIRRLADEVVDHRFKGLPPDAEAAGLTVGQLAAERRGLYTGGFTTPVLTLDADALEHNLAALSAFCARHGLAFAPHGKTCMAPQLFERQLEQGAWGITVAMPHQARVCRAFGIRRIFLANELVDAAALRWVAAQLLADPEFRFVCYVDSVRGVELMDAALAGQEAVVDVVVELGAGAEGRTGVRTEEECVAVAEAVAASGRLRLVGVAGYEATMPGADAVTVREWLRRLTALAADLDKRGLFSAVTETEEIIVSAGGSEWFDAVAEVFAEVPGLSRPVLKLLRSGAYISHDHGWYSGLTPFNRVPEEGGLLPAFRLWTQVVSRPNPGQAFVNAGKRDIAYDLGLPQVVAVRGADGSERPGTGITVTKLSDQHAWLETGPEARLEVGDWVSLGMAHPCTIFEKWPLIPVVEADGTVTDCIRTFF, encoded by the coding sequence ATGGCCAGCGAAGCGATCCGGCGGCTTGCCGACGAGGTGGTCGACCACCGGTTCAAGGGGCTCCCCCCGGACGCCGAGGCCGCCGGACTGACCGTCGGACAGCTGGCCGCCGAGCGCCGCGGCCTGTACACCGGCGGGTTCACCACCCCGGTACTGACCCTCGACGCCGATGCGCTGGAGCACAATCTGGCCGCCCTGAGCGCGTTCTGCGCCCGGCACGGGCTCGCGTTCGCCCCGCACGGCAAGACCTGTATGGCCCCGCAGCTGTTCGAGCGGCAGCTGGAGCAGGGCGCCTGGGGCATCACCGTCGCCATGCCCCACCAGGCCCGGGTCTGCCGGGCCTTCGGCATCCGGCGGATCTTCCTGGCCAATGAGCTGGTCGACGCCGCGGCCCTGCGCTGGGTGGCCGCCCAGCTGCTCGCCGACCCGGAGTTCCGCTTCGTCTGCTACGTCGACTCCGTGCGCGGGGTGGAGCTGATGGACGCGGCCCTGGCCGGCCAGGAGGCCGTGGTCGACGTGGTGGTGGAGCTCGGTGCCGGCGCCGAGGGCCGGACCGGGGTCCGGACCGAGGAGGAGTGCGTGGCCGTGGCCGAGGCCGTCGCCGCCTCCGGGCGGCTCCGCCTGGTGGGGGTGGCCGGCTACGAGGCCACCATGCCCGGCGCCGACGCCGTCACCGTGCGGGAGTGGCTGCGCCGGCTGACCGCACTGGCCGCGGACCTCGACAAGCGCGGGCTGTTCTCCGCTGTCACGGAGACCGAGGAGATCATCGTCAGTGCGGGCGGCAGCGAGTGGTTCGACGCCGTCGCCGAGGTGTTCGCGGAGGTCCCCGGGCTGTCCCGGCCGGTCCTGAAGCTGCTCCGCTCCGGCGCGTACATCTCCCACGACCACGGCTGGTACTCCGGCCTCACCCCCTTCAACCGGGTCCCGGAGGAGGGCGGCCTGCTGCCGGCCTTCCGGCTCTGGACCCAGGTGGTCTCCCGGCCCAACCCCGGTCAGGCCTTCGTCAACGCCGGCAAGCGCGACATCGCCTACGACCTGGGGCTGCCGCAGGTGGTCGCGGTGCGCGGGGCCGACGGGAGCGAGCGGCCGGGCACCGGGATCACCGTGACCAAGCTGTCCGATCAGCACGCCTGGCTGGAGACCGGGCCGGAGGCCCGTCTGGAGGTCGGGGACTGGGTCTCGCTGGGCATGGCCCACCCGTGCACCATCTTCGAGAAGTGGCCGCTGATCCCGGTGGTCGAGGCCGACGGCACGGTCACCGACTGCATCCGGACCTTCTTCTAG
- a CDS encoding IclR family transcriptional regulator — protein MSQSVERALRILPVLAQGPTGLGEVAQALEVHKSTALRLLRTLHEHGLVYRQADGRYRLGARLFALAAEAVENLDVRAIAHPHLAALNARTGHTVHLALLQDDEVLYVDKVDSRYPVRMYSRIGRPVPLTVAAVAKVLLADLDDTERRALAERIDYPRYTARSTPDAEAFLRELELVRAQGWATDLGGHEESVNCVGAPVRGPGGRVVAAVSVSAPSVVVTGEELLELLPQVLRTAEDIGHDYSGESA, from the coding sequence ATGAGCCAGTCGGTGGAGCGGGCGCTCCGGATCCTGCCGGTCCTCGCCCAGGGACCCACCGGCCTCGGCGAGGTCGCGCAGGCCCTGGAAGTGCACAAGAGCACCGCGCTGCGCCTGCTGCGGACCCTCCACGAACACGGCCTCGTCTACCGCCAGGCCGACGGCCGGTACCGGCTCGGCGCCCGGCTGTTCGCCCTGGCCGCCGAAGCGGTGGAGAACCTGGACGTCCGCGCGATCGCCCACCCCCACCTCGCCGCCCTCAACGCCCGGACCGGCCACACCGTGCACCTCGCCCTGCTCCAGGACGACGAGGTCCTGTACGTGGACAAGGTCGACAGCCGCTACCCCGTCCGCATGTACTCCCGCATCGGCCGGCCCGTCCCGCTCACCGTTGCCGCCGTTGCCAAGGTGCTCCTCGCCGACCTGGACGACACCGAACGCCGGGCCCTGGCCGAGCGGATCGACTACCCCCGCTACACCGCCCGCTCGACCCCGGACGCGGAGGCCTTCCTCCGCGAGCTGGAGCTCGTACGCGCCCAGGGCTGGGCCACCGACCTCGGCGGCCACGAGGAGTCCGTCAACTGTGTGGGCGCGCCGGTGCGCGGGCCCGGCGGACGGGTGGTGGCGGCCGTCTCCGTGTCGGCGCCCAGCGTGGTCGTCACGGGCGAGGAACTGCTGGAGCTGCTGCCGCAGGTGCTCCGCACCGCGGAGGACATCGGCCATGACTACTCAGGAGAGAGCGCATGA
- a CDS encoding RidA family protein, whose translation MTEKTAVTPATHPAPPARFSHGVRKGNLLQVAGQVGFLPHVEGRPPTPAGPTLREQTLQTLENVRSVLEEGGATWDDVMMIRVYLTDTGHFAELNELYNAYFEEQALKAPPAARTTVYVGLPAGLLIEIDALAVLG comes from the coding sequence ATGACCGAGAAGACCGCCGTTACCCCCGCCACCCACCCCGCCCCGCCGGCCCGGTTCTCGCACGGGGTGCGCAAGGGGAACCTGCTCCAGGTCGCCGGCCAGGTCGGCTTCCTTCCGCACGTCGAGGGCCGGCCGCCGACGCCCGCCGGGCCGACCCTGCGCGAGCAGACCCTCCAGACCCTGGAGAACGTCCGGTCCGTGCTGGAGGAGGGCGGTGCGACCTGGGACGACGTGATGATGATCCGCGTCTACCTGACCGACACCGGCCACTTCGCCGAATTGAACGAGCTCTACAACGCCTACTTCGAGGAGCAGGCCCTGAAGGCCCCGCCGGCCGCCCGGACCACCGTCTACGTGGGCCTGCCGGCCGGCCTGCTGATCGAGATCGACGCGCTGGCGGTCCTCGGCTGA
- a CDS encoding M14 family metallopeptidase — MRLHTRRRSVVTAALLALALGAPAYGMSATASAPPTPSTATQDEAIVQYRIHGPATAADRTALARTGVSIDEVDDHTVVVSADTIQARKLRALGYKMTALAGPPDRSLPGIAATPMDFPSADSRYHNYAEMSAEIDQRIAQYPNIMSKRVIGKSYQGRDLVAIKISDNVGTDEAEPEVLFTHHQHAREHLTVEMALYLLREFGEDYGTDSRITNMVNGREIWIIPDLNPDGGEYDIATGSYRSWRKNRQPNSGSSYVGTDENRNWNYKWGCCGGSSGSKSSETYRGPAAESAPEVKAVSDFVRSRVVGGKQQIKAAIDFHTYSELVLWPFGYTYNDTAPGLTADDLGAFKAVGQKMAASNGYTAEQSSDLYITDGTIDDWLWGNQKIFGYTFEMYPASSGGGGFYPPDEVIERETSRNRDAVLQLLENADCMYRSIGKESQYCV; from the coding sequence ATGCGGCTACACACCCGCCGGAGGTCCGTCGTCACGGCGGCCCTGCTGGCGCTCGCGCTCGGCGCACCCGCCTACGGCATGAGCGCCACCGCATCGGCGCCGCCGACCCCGTCCACGGCCACCCAGGACGAGGCCATCGTCCAGTACCGGATCCACGGGCCTGCCACCGCCGCCGACCGGACGGCGCTCGCCCGCACCGGAGTGTCGATCGACGAGGTGGACGACCACACCGTGGTGGTCAGCGCCGACACCATCCAGGCCAGGAAGCTGCGCGCCCTCGGCTACAAGATGACCGCCCTCGCCGGCCCGCCGGACCGCTCGCTGCCCGGGATCGCGGCTACCCCGATGGACTTCCCCTCGGCCGACTCCAGGTACCACAACTACGCCGAGATGAGCGCGGAGATCGACCAGCGCATCGCCCAGTACCCGAACATCATGAGCAAGCGGGTGATCGGAAAGTCCTACCAGGGCCGCGATCTGGTCGCCATCAAGATCAGTGACAACGTCGGCACCGACGAGGCCGAGCCCGAGGTGCTCTTCACCCACCACCAGCACGCCCGCGAGCACCTGACCGTCGAGATGGCCCTGTACCTGCTGCGCGAGTTCGGCGAGGACTACGGCACCGACTCCCGGATCACCAACATGGTCAACGGGCGGGAGATCTGGATCATCCCGGACCTCAACCCGGACGGCGGCGAGTACGACATCGCCACCGGCTCCTACCGGTCCTGGCGCAAGAACCGGCAGCCCAATTCCGGTTCCTCCTACGTCGGCACCGACGAGAACCGGAACTGGAACTACAAGTGGGGCTGCTGCGGCGGCTCCAGCGGCAGCAAGAGCTCCGAGACCTACCGCGGCCCGGCCGCCGAGTCGGCCCCCGAGGTGAAGGCCGTCTCGGACTTCGTCCGCAGCCGGGTGGTGGGCGGCAAGCAGCAGATCAAGGCCGCCATCGACTTCCACACCTACAGCGAGCTGGTGCTGTGGCCGTTCGGCTACACCTACAACGACACCGCCCCCGGCCTGACGGCCGACGACCTGGGCGCCTTCAAGGCCGTCGGCCAGAAGATGGCGGCCAGCAACGGCTACACCGCCGAGCAGTCCAGTGACCTCTACATCACGGACGGCACCATCGACGACTGGCTGTGGGGCAACCAGAAGATCTTCGGCTACACCTTCGAGATGTACCCGGCGAGCTCGGGCGGCGGCGGGTTCTACCCGCCCGACGAGGTGATCGAGCGCGAGACCAGCCGGAACCGGGACGCCGTGCTCCAGCTGCTGGAGAACGCGGACTGTATGTACCGGTCCATCGGCAAGGAATCGCAGTACTGCGTCTGA
- a CDS encoding chitinase, translating to MNRRRSLALLGAATLTATGLTAFVTGTAQAADVNVARNGGFESGLANWSCTGGSGTAVSSPTYAGAGALKATPSGQDNARCSQTVTVKPNSTYTLSTQVQGSYVYLGASGTGTQDVSTWTPGSGGGWQKLSTTFSTGPNTTQVTVYTHGWYGQPAYHVDEFSVFGPDGGGGTDPGPAIPGAPAGLAVSGQSSTALTLSWNAVSGASGYHVYRDGSRVATVSGTTTQLTGLAPSTTYSLQVSAYNQAGEGPRSAPVNGTTAPDTGNPGNPAVPRHAVTGYWQNFNNGATVQRLSDVQAQYDIIAVSFADATATPGAITFNLDSAGLGGYTVAQFKADIAAKKAAGKSVILSIGGEKGTITVNDSASANNLANSAYALMQEYGFNGIDIDLENGLNATYMTQALRSLSQKAGPSLVITMAPQTIDMQSTSNAYFQTALNIKDILTVVNMQYYNSGSMLGCDGKVYSQGSVDFLTALACIQLEGGLAPSQVGLGLPASPSGAGSGYVSPTVVNNALDCLTRGTSCGSFKPSKTYPALRGAMTWSTNWDAKAGNAWSNAVGPKVHSLP from the coding sequence GTGAACCGCAGACGCTCCCTCGCCCTGCTGGGCGCCGCCACCCTCACCGCGACCGGTCTCACCGCCTTCGTCACCGGTACCGCACAGGCCGCCGACGTCAACGTCGCCCGCAACGGCGGCTTCGAGTCCGGCCTCGCCAACTGGAGCTGCACCGGCGGCAGCGGAACCGCCGTCAGCTCCCCGACGTACGCGGGGGCGGGCGCCCTCAAGGCCACCCCGAGTGGGCAGGACAACGCCCGCTGCAGCCAGACCGTCACGGTCAAGCCGAACTCCACCTACACCCTGAGCACCCAGGTGCAGGGCAGTTACGTGTACCTGGGCGCGAGCGGAACCGGAACCCAGGACGTCTCCACCTGGACCCCCGGCTCGGGCGGCGGCTGGCAGAAGCTGTCGACCACCTTCTCCACCGGACCCAACACCACCCAGGTCACCGTCTACACCCACGGCTGGTACGGCCAGCCCGCCTACCACGTGGACGAGTTCTCCGTGTTCGGCCCGGACGGCGGCGGGGGCACCGACCCCGGCCCGGCGATCCCCGGCGCACCCGCCGGACTCGCGGTTTCCGGCCAGAGCTCCACCGCACTCACCCTTTCGTGGAACGCGGTCTCCGGCGCCTCCGGCTACCACGTCTACCGGGACGGCTCCCGGGTGGCCACGGTCAGCGGAACCACCACCCAGCTCACCGGTCTGGCCCCGTCGACCACCTACTCCCTCCAGGTGAGCGCGTACAACCAGGCGGGTGAAGGACCGAGGTCCGCCCCGGTCAACGGCACCACGGCACCCGACACCGGCAACCCGGGCAATCCGGCCGTGCCCCGGCACGCGGTCACCGGCTACTGGCAGAACTTCAACAACGGGGCCACCGTCCAGCGGCTCTCGGACGTCCAGGCGCAGTACGACATCATCGCGGTGTCCTTCGCCGATGCCACCGCCACACCCGGGGCCATCACCTTCAACCTCGACTCGGCGGGCCTCGGCGGCTACACCGTGGCGCAGTTCAAGGCGGACATCGCCGCGAAGAAGGCGGCCGGGAAATCGGTCATCCTCTCGATCGGCGGCGAGAAGGGGACCATCACGGTCAACGACTCGGCCTCCGCGAACAACCTGGCCAACTCGGCGTACGCGCTGATGCAGGAGTACGGCTTCAACGGGATCGACATCGACCTGGAGAACGGCCTCAACGCCACCTACATGACCCAGGCGCTGCGCTCGCTCTCCCAGAAGGCCGGGCCCTCGCTGGTCATCACCATGGCCCCGCAGACCATCGACATGCAGTCGACCTCGAACGCGTACTTCCAGACGGCGCTAAACATCAAGGACATCCTCACCGTCGTCAACATGCAGTACTACAACAGCGGCTCGATGCTGGGCTGCGACGGCAAGGTGTACTCCCAGGGCTCGGTGGACTTCCTCACCGCGCTGGCCTGCATCCAATTGGAGGGCGGCCTCGCCCCCTCCCAGGTGGGCCTGGGCCTGCCCGCCTCGCCCAGCGGGGCCGGTAGCGGATACGTTTCACCGACCGTGGTCAACAACGCCCTGGACTGCCTGACCCGCGGCACGAGCTGCGGTTCCTTCAAGCCGTCCAAGACCTACCCGGCGCTGCGCGGTGCGATGACCTGGTCGACGAACTGGGACGCGAAGGCCGGCAACGCCTGGTCCAACGCGGTGGGTCCGAAGGTGCATTCACTCCCGTAG
- the cpaB gene encoding Flp pilus assembly protein CpaB, producing the protein MNSRQRRGVILLLLSVLCALGAFAGVISVIGEVNSKVGPEVVAYRVKSDIAPYTPLDAGRFEQVKIPERWRPTTAVTDLGTVQGKIAVTGLKKGSLLQSDMVVDRPKLQAGEQEIAIMIDPSTGVAGKIRPGDRVNITATFKGKKATDPDRSVIIVVNAKVIEVGRLTPVEKNGDRKGTGTGTAEAVPITFALGNKDVNRVAYAESFAEHVRLALLPPGTEGSVPPADRWYTLDGDK; encoded by the coding sequence ATGAACTCACGCCAGCGCCGCGGCGTCATCCTGTTGCTCCTCTCGGTCCTGTGCGCCCTCGGCGCCTTCGCCGGGGTGATCTCGGTGATCGGCGAGGTCAACTCGAAGGTCGGGCCCGAGGTCGTCGCCTACCGCGTCAAGAGCGACATAGCGCCCTACACCCCGCTGGACGCCGGCCGGTTCGAACAGGTGAAGATCCCCGAGCGGTGGCGGCCGACCACCGCCGTGACCGATCTGGGCACGGTGCAGGGGAAGATCGCGGTCACCGGCCTCAAGAAGGGCTCCCTGCTCCAGTCCGACATGGTCGTGGACCGCCCCAAACTCCAGGCGGGCGAACAGGAGATCGCCATCATGATCGACCCGTCCACCGGAGTCGCCGGGAAGATCCGCCCGGGCGACCGGGTCAACATCACCGCCACCTTCAAGGGCAAGAAGGCCACCGACCCCGACCGGTCCGTGATCATCGTGGTCAACGCCAAGGTCATCGAGGTGGGCCGGCTCACCCCGGTGGAGAAGAACGGCGACCGCAAGGGCACCGGCACCGGCACCGCCGAAGCCGTGCCGATCACCTTCGCCCTCGGCAACAAGGACGTCAACCGCGTGGCCTACGCCGAATCCTTCGCCGAACACGTCCGGCTGGCCCTGCTGCCCCCCGGCACCGAGGGCTCCGTCCCGCCCGCCGACCGCTGGTACACCCTCGACGGGGACAAGTGA
- a CDS encoding CpaE family protein: MTTRILPAVSDPDAARVLVTLLGQLPAAEPAAPVPDSTTLLDTLARLAAESVDALPEVVLVHERIGPLPALDLIREVALRFPPVGVVLVTSDAGPALFSAAMDSGARGLVGLPLSYEELSARVQGAAQWAAGVRRHLGRSAGGDVFTGPGTGRVATVTGAKGGVGTTFCAVQFALAAVAAGRRVALVDMDLQAGDVGSYLDVQFRRSIADLAGIQDISPRVLGDAVYEHPTGLALLLAPGDGERGEEVDERAARLIVTALRHRYDLVVVDCGSQLSAAGAATVERADVAVLVTTPDVVAVRAAKRTVRMWERLRVRKAEDTTMVVNRWTKHTEIQPSLIEKITKTRPTRTPVPANFKELQSVVDAGRVQDLDNRSAVKQALWTLAGELGLLRSPEESAPPGPGHPDAGTGATPGAPGAPGATLALRAGGPPARTRGGDRGDRGALGSWLRRPTREG, from the coding sequence ATGACCACCCGTATCCTTCCGGCCGTCTCCGACCCGGACGCCGCCCGCGTCCTGGTCACCCTGCTCGGGCAGCTCCCGGCCGCCGAGCCGGCCGCCCCGGTCCCGGACTCCACCACCCTCCTGGACACCCTGGCCCGGCTGGCCGCCGAGTCCGTCGACGCGCTGCCCGAGGTCGTCCTCGTCCACGAGCGGATCGGGCCGCTGCCCGCCCTCGACCTGATCCGTGAAGTCGCCCTCCGCTTCCCGCCGGTGGGCGTGGTCCTGGTGACCTCCGACGCCGGCCCGGCCCTGTTCTCCGCGGCCATGGACTCCGGTGCCCGCGGCCTGGTCGGGCTGCCGCTGAGTTACGAGGAACTCTCCGCCCGCGTCCAGGGCGCCGCCCAGTGGGCCGCCGGCGTACGCCGCCACCTGGGGCGGAGCGCCGGCGGGGACGTCTTCACCGGACCGGGCACCGGCCGGGTGGCCACCGTCACCGGCGCCAAGGGCGGGGTCGGCACCACCTTCTGCGCCGTCCAGTTCGCCCTCGCCGCGGTGGCCGCCGGGCGGCGGGTGGCCCTGGTCGACATGGACCTCCAGGCCGGCGACGTCGGCTCCTACCTGGACGTGCAGTTCCGGCGGTCGATCGCCGACCTGGCCGGCATCCAGGACATCTCCCCGCGGGTGCTCGGCGACGCCGTGTACGAGCACCCCACCGGGCTCGCCCTGCTGCTGGCACCCGGCGACGGCGAACGTGGGGAGGAGGTCGACGAACGGGCCGCCCGGCTCATCGTCACCGCCCTGCGGCACCGCTACGACCTCGTGGTCGTCGACTGCGGCAGCCAGCTCTCCGCGGCGGGCGCCGCCACCGTGGAACGCGCCGACGTGGCCGTCCTGGTCACCACCCCGGACGTGGTCGCGGTGCGCGCCGCCAAGCGGACCGTCCGGATGTGGGAGCGGCTCCGGGTCCGCAAGGCCGAGGACACCACCATGGTGGTCAACCGCTGGACCAAGCACACCGAGATACAGCCCTCCCTGATCGAGAAGATCACCAAGACCCGGCCCACCCGCACCCCGGTCCCGGCGAACTTCAAGGAACTCCAGTCCGTGGTCGACGCGGGCCGGGTCCAGGACCTCGACAACCGCTCGGCGGTCAAGCAGGCGCTGTGGACCCTGGCCGGTGAACTCGGCCTGCTGCGCAGCCCGGAGGAATCCGCTCCGCCGGGCCCGGGCCACCCGGATGCCGGCACCGGCGCCACCCCGGGTGCCCCGGGGGCTCCGGGCGCCACGCTGGCGCTGCGCGCCGGGGGCCCGCCGGCCCGGACGCGCGGCGGCGACCGGGGCGACCGGGGCGCGCTGGGCTCCTGGCTCCGCCGCCCGACCCGGGAGGGCTGA